Below is a genomic region from Halictus rubicundus isolate RS-2024b chromosome 11, iyHalRubi1_principal, whole genome shotgun sequence.
TATTAAACAACGCGACAAAAAGTTCCATTCCTCTAGCCATGCGACCACACAACGAAATGGCACATTCTATGTGGCTAATTAGTTTGAAAAATGTGGCATTTCGGTACCACGAACAGGTTTTCGTTGCCTAATAATGATGACGAAACCTCGCGTTAAAAGACACACGCGAGCTTTAGCGCGCAATTATTCACGAATCCAAGCGTCTATGATGCAAAAGATTAGGTCATTTAGAATATCTGCGCCCGCAGGTTTCGGGCAGGTGTGTGTCTAACAGCACGTAGCATTTTATGCGAGTGTCCGAATGATCGGGGATTTCTTGTTAAACGTCAGACAGGTTATGCAACTCGCAGCTGGTGAAATGTACTTTCATTCGGCCGACGAATCGGTGCGATGTGTTCAAGGACGTTCAAGGGACACGCGAGCGGTCGCGGAATTTGGAGTTGCGAATCAAAAGTAGTTTTTCCATCGTTGTCGATGGCATTTCCattcgaaacaatttatttttgatttttcttgttttttttttcttttggtttAAATTAAGTTTTAACGTTGCTTCGACATCGAAGGTCATCAGCAACGTTGCACAGTTGTCCGAAAATTTCTATCTCATTGGCTGGTAATTTGTTATCTTACAATCTCCGATTGTTGAATTTGTAACCATAGTTATGTAATTTATACACAGGGCGAACAAATATTCGAAaagaatgaaagaggaaaaagtaataCTGTTTTTTGCAAACAACGTAATGGCGTATgcaatttcttttgtatttgtactatttttttggaaatgaaggtgaccttcaattttttaagtgGAATGCTACACATCTTTTTATATTATACGCAAGAGTGTGTCGAcacaaattcattggtttacGACAGAATGAAAGTCCAACTAAAAATAGTATTAATAAttgaacaataaaatattagaatgACTAACACAGGAAATAAAGTCTCtttaataaattattgattTCAGTGACGTTCGAGCGCTTATGTGCATTTGTTTTATTTACACGTTTTAATACAATGACTGATGGAGACTGTTCATAATATTCACTGGTACGTAAATAACTACAAACGAgtttaataatttgttacaaCAATCACTGACATCAGACAAATGTCGAAATCGAGTTATTTCATCTTATGACGCATCTAAGAAAGCGTGGATGCATTATCTTCACTATAATAGTAGGGCGATGGTAACGTAATCGAAAATTACTTCCTGACATATGTCGGTGGTACAATTTTCTACTGTAACGTTACATTAACCGTGATAGCAATCGCGAATTTATACTTTTTTCTCATTCCGCTCTAAGTGCCTAGTCTTATCTTACCAACTTCTTTCTTACTTGTTAAACTGTTTGCTAGAAAGCAACAAAACTTTTtcaaactaaaaaaaaattcttggaaaaattgcaatttggaTTTTGTATTACTGCaattataaaattacaatttgtaTCTTTATACTACTGAAATATTAACACATTGTTCTAGCACacgagaattaaaaaattatcttgaatcttgcaaacatttttacaaaGTCCAGCTGTTCTGTATTGAATGATCTATAGATTGCCgagatttataaaaatatttttacaaagtaaattattttactttttcACTTCTGTCATCGAGTATGTATAAATTTTAATGGATTTCTTTGgctttcaattaaaattaaactcatGAAATGGAACAACATCACAATTTGTTTCCAAATGTATTAAACTTAATTCGGCAAAAACGGTTTAACATTGCCTGCGACTGTTTCcaaaattgaaatatattttaattattctatatttacAATTAAATCTTCGAGAGTTAATATGAGACCAGGTATATTGttgtattatattttttcaaaaaatttatcagagtttaaatattaacaatttctcgagaatagAAACTTTAGTGGTCaaacactttttggatccactgtacatGTGTGGTGACTTAAAGGGAAATTCTTTTGGAATGATCTGATACGTATTGTTGATATGTGATGTGAAAGTATACGTCTGAAAAATACTCGACAGGATCCAGTCAAAATTATGCAACTCGCTGCACcgagggaagggggggggggggggtagtgtCAACTGCAATAATTCAGTTCCAGTTTTTAAATCGGCCGAAATACTAGTCGATAACTTATGAACGATCCACGGTGGTGCAATACTGCGGTATCGATTATGTTGTAACCTCTGCACATGTAAAAACAAGTTTACCGAAGCACTCCAGCGTTTTTTTCACCCGAGAAGACAGTGTCGAATAAATTAAACCTGAAACTTTCGTACCCCGGGGAAACGGAGAATGttgtttttaacattttttcgtttccgTTTGCATGATCGCGTGATCGtaggatttttcgaaaatttcaccGGAAAGAATTGAAACAATGGAAAGAATTCTTCAGCatgttattattaaaattaaataatgaaaGGTACCGTATAGGACACAGTTTGACACCTTATCATCTAACAATTTGATTGTTCAAATGGTAAGATAAATATACAGAAGTAGACTTATGCTATTCATTCTATCAACAAGTTCGGTAGAGGGAagcaataaatattatataactGCTTAACGATTTTAGGGTGACTGCGTCATTCTTGATCCTAGGACACTCCATATAAATTACAATCATCATACTGCATTCTAATTAACtattatacaattaaaataaaatcacgTCGGTTTATTGACGACCATTTTTGATATTGTTATAGCTTACGTATCCACGATTCCTAACAATAGTTATGTACAAAGGTACACGAGGCTTATATTCTATCAGTTTTGTGGGACACCTTGCACGTTGTAACAATTTATACACGATGGAAATGTGAGTACAAATGAATAATCCATTtaagcaatttttaatataccgaCGCTGTAATAGTTTGGTGGAAAATCTAGTGCAATTTCAATTCAATTCCACGCGGTTACATGTAATATTCGATAAAGTGGACATCTTCAATGATATAGAGCGTGCccgggcaactggtggctcgcgagccacacgcGAGTCCTCTTCacactcctgagaccccccaccatgctcctattGACCGTGGGGGAAGGGGGCGGGGGCTAGGAACCTATATAGGAGGTTGACTCCATGAGAgataaaagcacggtagggtaatatgaagtggccagtggtgggggaacctgcacactggtagtgggggtcgtgaagcgatggcggggaagaagttgcccaggcctgctaTAGACCAGTGCTGagcacggttggggcccctcaaacgcttgcttcccccacctaTTCATCCATGCACCTctgtcgcgttcgctggtgtctcctgtcttcgttgccccaccgtATACACCGACAGGCGAAGTGATTAAGTTTTGCCTTAATTTAGGCATATGTGCCCAGCCCTGGTTTAGAGTCAACACGCACTTTCGCGAAATTCTTTGGATTACTCATTTGTATTGTACGGAGCTAGCCTTGTAACATATACAGTCATGTTTAGAGCCGTCATGCTACAAAACCATCTTTTCAAACTGAACCAGTTTTCCAACAAAAATCTTACCAAAAACCACTGTCAGTCACAttgtctctctttcttctcgtcATCCACTGTTTCTTAACCAAATCGGCGCCCTTCTCGCCGATCATAATCACCGGGGCATTGATGTTACCGTTAGTAATCGTGGGCATGATCGACGCATCGATCACCCTCAACCCAGACACCCCATAGACCCTCAGCTCAGGATCAACGACCGCCATAGGATCCGTTCGTGGTCCCATCTTCGCGGTGCAACTCATATGGTAGATCGTCATAGTGTACTGTCTGACAGCACAATCCCAATACTCGTCGGTGAACAAGGGCAAATGCTTACAATTAGGTATGGGCTTGCTATGGAATCTGGATCCGAACCTCTTCATGCTACTCGTCTCCCCGAACGCTATGGAAGCTTTCACACCCTCCCTGAGGACACCCACGTCGTCAGGGTGCGTCAAGTAATTAGGATAGATGAGCGGATGATCCAGCGGATTCTTCGACCTCAACTTAATGTGACCCCGAGATTTCGGTCTGAGGATCATGGGGAAGACCCCGAAAACATCTTTCTCGTTAATCTTCCCAAAAATGTCGTTATAGAAATCGTCCGTCAACCCGTGGGCCGTTTTGATGTGAGTCCCTCCGTCGGAGTTCGTTGACGAGGACGTTAGCATGAGCGATATATCGGGCCAGTCGTCGCTCTGGTTAGCGTACTTCGTGGAGATGAATCCAACCGCCTCCAGGCCCACGTTGGAGGTCAAAGGACCGTCCTCGTTGACGGCATACCTGATCGCAGAGTTGATGTTCACCAAACGGCTCATCACGATGCTCACTTGGTAGTCGATCAGAAAGGCTAAACCGCCCATGGCGATGTGATCCTGCAGGTTCTCGCCGACTCCTGGCAAGTCCTGGATCACGGGAATCCCCACTTGTTCTAGGTGGGCCCTGGGGCCCACTCCCGACAGCATTAACAGCTGAGGGGTGTTAACAGCGCCACCTGAGAGGATCACTTCTTTCCTAGCGTAGACCACCTCTTTGCGACCTTCGCGAATGAATTCGACGCCATAGGCTCGTTTAGTACGAGGGTCTATCAGGACTTTGGTCACGTGGCTGAAGAGGGACAGGTGGAAGTTCTTGCGGAGTTGGATCGGCCGGACGAAGGCTTTCCCAGTGCTGCATCTGGCGCCTCGTCGCATCGTGAACTGGTAGAAGGAAAAGCCTGTTTGTTGCGCACCGTTCACGTCTACTAGGTCGTAGCCCATCTCTTCGCCTGCTTGCAGGAAGGCGACACCCAAAGGGGTATGGTACGGGGCGTTTTGGACCGTCAAGTAACCCCCTGGAAGAGAAATGAAAAGATTTTCAATTATTCGGGTCTAAATTGTAGGTACACTACTGTCCCGTGGTACAGGATCAGTCACCTAACTAGTTTGTCGTTTCTAAACAAATGTCTTAAAGACAAAGCTCAATGGTTCAACGGGGCGCCCACGGCgccataaaaatatgtttttttttttttagagaaatcaaggtcaccttgagatCTCAGGGtcaccttaattttttaagtggGACCCCTTTTGAAACACCTACGGTGACAGTACTTACTCTTCATcaggaattcagtgactgtaAGTagtcaaggtcattcaaggtcacagacagaggaagACAAATTTCACACTTTATTTTTCAGCCAAAACCTTTGAAAAGGTTTCAAAAATACTTGGAGataatacaattttgaaaataattgtttcTTATTTATAAATTTCGATAAACCGTCGTACCCAATTTTGTTTACCCCTAATTTAGTACACGGGCACTTTTAACTCTTTAACTCAGAAAGTGTCCCTTTTCAATGATCTACTTATGTGTACCATATACATATTTGACTCTGAGTTACAGATGCCAGTTACGCACGCTATCTCTGTCGCCTTATGCTTGATCTACACTTTACATAATCTATTTCTTCTATCGATGTACAGATTACCTCGAACCGGTTTATTAACATGCGATTCGAATCAAGCGTTACAACTGATCTAATTCACAAACGAGGTAACAGATTCTTACCGCGACTACTGTTTACGGGAAAAATCTACGGATTGTAtggtttataaaaaaaaatgtgatatAGAAATAATAAACGGTACAGATTTTGGAGATGTTGTCTTACCAGTGGCATGGTACTTGGTGTTCCGAGCTAAGTAGGGATTTCTTTGGTCCTCCGACTTCTTGAAGTAGGGCAGGACATCCTTGTAGCTCCAACCATAATTCCCGAAACTCTCCCATTGGTCGAAATCACGCCGATTCCCTCGAATGTAGAGCATTGTGTTCAGCACGCTCGAGCCACCGAGAACCTGGAATTTTACATTGTGTCATATTCCATTTTCAACCAAATCGCTTATGTTTACAGCAAAATTCGTACACAGTGtgtccaaaaagtatttcaacacgaaattttcgattctcgaaaaattggcAATATATTTGAACTATAATATTTCCATTACAAAAAATAGTATCGGTAACAAAAATCCAAGATCcacttttaaaaattctgttctcCTTTAATTGCAGTcataattcaaaataaaaaattcacaaaaatcGCGAACCTCAaaaatctgttttttttttccaaagaaACCCTTAAAAACCCTTTACCTTTCCCCTGGTCCAGCAACACCTGCGATCGATCATAGCCTGGCACGCCGAATCCTGCGGCTGGGTCCTGTACTGCCAATCCACTTTGCTTTTATGCAAATAAAGCGACAGTATCGGCACATCGGTGATCTCGGTCTCGTGTCCGCCAGCCTCCAGCAACAATACCTTCCATTCTGGGTTCTCCGTGAGTCGATTAACAACCACGCTACCGGCCGACCCACCCCCGACCACAATGAAATCATACTCTTTCATTAAATTCTTCGTTACCTTCGGCTGGTTCTCCGGATCCATTAGATCGTAATGAAAATACGCTATCGCCGCAATCAATATGGGAACTATGGCTACTTTGCCAAGAAGCAGCGTCGCGCCTTTTATGGCTATCGTGGTCGCTGTCACGATCCCCATGGCTCTGctatttttatttcagaaattaGGACAATCGTCTGCCCAAAaatcctttctttctttccaaaAGAATTCTGaacattcaatgaaaaagaatAGATTTCGTAACAAATATTCTTTCCTGAATTGTTCAATGCGATTTTGTGTATTTTCTCATTTATAATGAAATCCGATAGCTTCCAAAGATTCAATctttagaatattttattttctcatttttaacgTTTCGGTGGTACGCAGACAAATTTAGGTGATAGAATTGTTCAAGATAATTCGTTTAACGCTTGTCCAAGGTGACATCGATTACTCGTCAACCGTCTACGATCAATTTGGTATTCTGCCGCGGAGGTACAATTTCCAAGTTGTTTCCTCTTTCATAAAGTGATTGGAACAATCAAGATTCCATGAAATTCGATCAGGCATTAATGTGATAAATTTATTGCTCGACAGCCGAATGAAACAGGTTCCCAGAAAGTGGTAGCGATCTCATGCCGGGTATATGTCAGTGCGACGCCGGCACTGGGTCAAGTCATTATAGCTCTTTGTCTTCGGATGTAGAACAAGTGAACGATTTTCGTTGCTCCTGATCGGTTCTCTTCGAGCCATAAAAAGGGATGGACTTGCATCTGCGAGAATGTCCTTAATGCGGTCTCGCGGAGGCAATGAACTGGAAGTGCCGGCTTATGTCGTCCGATGATTCCTTTTACGGCTTCCCGAGGGCATCTGTAATAACAGAGAACATGCATCGTGAATAACGgaggaaaaaatgattttctaatTTCTGGAGAAACTTCTAAAGTCAAGTATACTGGTCGCTTATCGAAGCAAGGTCACGGGTTGCGAGACGTAGCAGCCACTTAGGAATGGTTCTCTCTTTAATGATTACAGCAGCCGCGACAGTAATACACTGATGTTTgtaataacttttgaactagtgatctcctggaattgaaacttggattctcGGCATTTTCTCTaaaaaatctacgggattatataaaaaaaagttaaaaatttctggtttcctgaggtaaagtttaaccgctGATTTTATATGCAAATTATCGGGTGACCATATTTGTATTATTAAGGCAGTTGTATCTCATTATTATTATCAACGAATAGTTTTGTtcggatttttcaaattaggattttttcaaaattcgaaAACATGCATATTAGTCATGGAAGTTTTATAGGTAGCATTTTTGTATAGTAGTGAGCTGTTGTCGAAAGCAATGTTCATAATTTTCTCAGATTTCGTTTTAGTGCATCGtggttaataaaattaaaaatcaatttttctacgatgtattttttacttttcgtTATATCGAAGGGACGCTACGACCTAGGGACATAAAAGTCGGT
It encodes:
- the LOC143358619 gene encoding glucose dehydrogenase [FAD, quinone], which gives rise to MGIVTATTIAIKGATLLLGKVAIVPILIAAIAYFHYDLMDPENQPKVTKNLMKEYDFIVVGGGSAGSVVVNRLTENPEWKVLLLEAGGHETEITDVPILSLYLHKSKVDWQYRTQPQDSACQAMIDRRCCWTRGKVLGGSSVLNTMLYIRGNRRDFDQWESFGNYGWSYKDVLPYFKKSEDQRNPYLARNTKYHATGGYLTVQNAPYHTPLGVAFLQAGEEMGYDLVDVNGAQQTGFSFYQFTMRRGARCSTGKAFVRPIQLRKNFHLSLFSHVTKVLIDPRTKRAYGVEFIREGRKEVVYARKEVILSGGAVNTPQLLMLSGVGPRAHLEQVGIPVIQDLPGVGENLQDHIAMGGLAFLIDYQVSIVMSRLVNINSAIRYAVNEDGPLTSNVGLEAVGFISTKYANQSDDWPDISLMLTSSSTNSDGGTHIKTAHGLTDDFYNDIFGKINEKDVFGVFPMILRPKSRGHIKLRSKNPLDHPLIYPNYLTHPDDVGVLREGVKASIAFGETSSMKRFGSRFHSKPIPNCKHLPLFTDEYWDCAVRQYTMTIYHMSCTAKMGPRTDPMAVVDPELRVYGVSGLRVIDASIMPTITNGNINAPVIMIGEKGADLVKKQWMTRRKRDNVTDSGFW